The sequence below is a genomic window from Takifugu flavidus isolate HTHZ2018 chromosome 11, ASM371156v2, whole genome shotgun sequence.
ATGGTTTGAATAATCTTCACCGGTGCCATGTTTCCCTACTCATTTTATCACCATCAAGTTCATTCTTTAAGATTTATGAATGAGGGGATGATGGTaggagggaagatggatggatggattgatagtatacacacacacacgcacatgaaCCCTCCAGTCAAATTTAAATGCTTAATGACAGTGAAATTACTATGTCGCCATCTGAGCAGAGACTTGCGCAAGTAATGATGCACATGGACGTAAAAGGGCACGACTTGTTGCAATTCTAAAAATGGAATCCAGCTTTCTTTCATGGtgacaaaagaaaatgagtCTGTCATTTTCCATTAACGCCACACACATGCTCAGATATCAGTCATCTCTCGCCGCTTCTCCACTAACTTAGTCTGTCAGGGTGTTGAGCGAGCTGCAGGCTCGACAGGATGGCACTGTTCATCACTTGTTCAGAGGTGAAAGGCACGTGTAATGTCACCAGTAACTCAGCAAACATATGTGACAGGATGGAATCATCCAAAGACCAGAGAACAAAACAGGGACAGCCAGATTCTGGACAAATATAGCTGCCATGGTTCAGTGATTTGATACTGGATGCAAGCTCCACTTGTGATCATTATTATGCAGCATCCCAAAGGAAAATCTTACAGAAATAGGGAGCGCCGTGACCCCGCACCACTCCTCCACATCAGCTCCTTCGTTTCTGCCTCAGTGGAGAGTTCTCATCTCTGTGGAAAATCCTCTTCTCCAGCAGCCACAATTACAGAAGGGCTGAGTGTCATTTTACTTGGACCCAATTCGGTATCGCTCTTGggatttacatttatatttttcttttctattttgcttttttcctgctttaaaaTTCAGTTTCTCACATCAGTTTCCTTAAATTATTCCCAGTAGCAATGTAGTGTGTAGTTTTTGGCCATATAATTCAATTTAACACTGTTTTTATGAACTGTTCCTGAGAAATTGAATTAACTTTGAGaggaaaaatcaataaatgcattttagcTTGTAACGAATTGAGCAGCCACTACTGAGCATCCACTTATCCAAGCTGTAAATATTATTCTGCTGTCATTTTGAATCAGttttaaaaggggaaaaaaacagaagaacacATGCTCAGTAAGGTGCAGCTGTCAGAAACAATTTTCCTTGCCTCTGAAATGCAGAGGAGCGTGAAAATGGTCAGCAGACGCTACGCAATGCTGATGGTGAGATGATGATCCACGCTTGGTAAttctctgctgctgaggaaTATGGCAATAATTTGAACCAGGTGAAAACTTCATACAAATCTCCTACACAGTTACCATCAGGTTTCCCACCAAAATATGAATACAAAGCTTCTGTAGCATTGTTGTTAGGATGCAGAGACAAAGGCACAGGCACACTGTAACAGTAAGACTCTAAAGCTGCAAACTACACAAGCCAGAACCAGAGCAGGCATTTTAGAGCTGATGTTTATTTCCTGTAAACATTACTATTTATACCAGATCATTacaacaaagatgaaaaatataacaaaaatgaaaaataactcACATGATGGACTGTTGAGTTATGCCTGCCTGGTGCCAGGAGTGCGGAGAGAACGGTGCCCCGAACAGGTGTAATTCTCTGAAGACGAGGtgaagatgaagctgaacaTCACAGCATCAAGACCATTTCTGGCAGACAAAGCTCCAGAATGAGAGGGTTGTTCAAACCAGTGGCCAAAGAGCCTCCAAAGAGGGAACTCTGCTGTCACACAGTGGTGGGTTTTTTCAATTGCATTCTGAAAACGACACCAACTGCGGGtatattttaatgaaaacatgGAACTAATCGTAGGATCCAACCCCAATAAAGTCATTCTGAGGTAGGAAATACAATTCTGGGATATGAAAACCTACTCATGCATGGATGGAGCGTACTGGAGACTTGTTAGCGGAATAATATGATTGTCATAAATAAGAATAACAGGGGTACCGTATAAAAACCAGCAGATGTCAGTATTTTGTagtaaatgagtaaataacaTATGGAACTGTAAACATGTTGAGCACTATAAAAGAGAAGCCGAGACATTAAAACTGTTATTATATGTAAACTTTATTTCCTGAGCCAACAGgaattagcatttttttaaaaagacacaaattGTAAACAATTAAAAAGATAAAGCTTAGGGTTCCCTCAACCACAGTAATGTAAGACAAGGGCATTTTGGTCATTTGTTCACAGTTGTGCTAACAAAATATACTCAGAggaaaaaccaagaaaaaaaatcctattaGGTCATAAATATTCCAGAAAATACCATATTTAATGGATTAGATTGGGCAATATTGAACAAAAGAAGGTTTGATATCTGTTTAGATGATAAATATTGATGTAAATGTTGGGATGTACCATTGACCTAAAGACACAGAGCAGAGAATTAAACCCGGcagtataaaataaataaataaaatgaaaccatATAAAAATGGTATTTCTTTGGTAGTAGCTTTACCAAACAGGCCACAAAGGTCTCCACACTGTAACGCAACGAGAATTGAAGGATCATTTGCTGAACGTATGTAATAAAGTACGTTTCTCACTTGGCATTGGGCGATTAAATGCATAGACAGGGTTTGGAAATCATATTTGCTCACACAGTTAATATTTAGGGGACCAGGGATCAGTCTCAATGACATCACCTGCTGCCTCCGAGCACGACACGTGCTCACGCTGCAATATTAGTCACACTTCACGTCACCTGGCACCGGTTATATATTTAAACATTGACACATTGCAGTACCTTCAATCCAGCCTTCAGAGAGTTTCAAACACCGATCAGACAACATATATACAACCCATTTATGTATAGTTGGAACAAAAAACTATATTTAAACAATGCATGAAATAGCATCTATCATCAATGGTCTGAGCATGCGACAACCTCTGATCTCTGGTCCAAAACTCTATCCGATCAGAGTTTTCATGAAAGCGGGTTTTCCAAAGGGCCAGTGATACTGGTTGGGAACAGGCCCGTTCACGTTGCACTCAAAGAAGGAGAACATTGGGAACCAAATGCGTGCCCTCCGGCTCTGTTGGTAAGCGCGCGTGTTGGCTAAAGTGTGGTAGTAGAGGAAGAGGCGAGTGGTGATGTAGAAGGCGATGAACACGTCGATGGAGTAGTGCTCGTGAGCCGCCAGAATGAAGAAGATTCCAAATAAGTTTAAAACCCAGGAAATGGTGTGAATCAGATTCCAAGATCGCGGCGTATCTGGATCGTGATGAAATGGAAGAAGAAAGGGTGTTCAATCGCAGGAATATCCCACAAAAAGCCCACAGCAAAAAGGCTTTTATAGAAGTGACCTACATTATTTAACATTGTGATGAAATTAACAGTGTTCTCTGGTTAAAGGCCAACAAACGTATCAAAGCTCACATTCGGTCACAAAGAAGTTGAGCATCGTGATAACAACCGTGTGCCCGCTGAACATGTAGTCTCCACATGTTTGGACCCCTGCCAGTGTCATCCCAAATCCACTCCAGATGGCGAGTGCCCTCTGGATCTTACCGAAGGTGTCGTCATAagtctgcacacaaacacagaagccaTGAGAGCAACCGAGAATAACGGTGGCAGCAGCCTCTCAGTAAGTACCAGATCTACTCCACGCCCGTTCTCATGTGTTTCTCACCTTACTGGCACACTGCAGGTGCTGACCAGGCACGGAGAGGGAGGTGACGAACATTGTGCAACAACGGAGCAGGAACACGGTTCCCATCAAAGAACACAATCGCCTGAACAGAATGGACCTGCAGCACACGCACAGTTCATTTGAGTTAAACCCGGCTGTCAGACCGGGTCTCCGTGATGGCAACAGCTGAGACTATCTACTACCGATGTTTGTGGAGGAGCAGGATCAGTAGGAACATGTAGCACAGGATAACGCCGCAGGCTTCAGCCATTGCAAAGGCCCAGGGAATTCTGGGAACGCTGTTGGGGAGTAAAAACATCTCTCAGTGTGCAGATTAGATAAGAGTGATAATAGGATGCACACGTCCCGGTTGCTCAACATGCTCGTACTGTGGGCAATACCTGTCCAGAAATATGTCAGGCAGCGGTGGGTACGTTCTCATGTCTGGCACACGCTCGTGCACGAGGACCATCACAAATGACGTAAAACCAATGACGAGAAAGACATATATAGAGCTGAGGACTGTCTTCCACACCTCAGGGTCCAACCGGCCAGCCAGGTGCTGTCTACACCTGCCGTTGAAGCGTGAGTGACAGAGCGTCTCTCCTGAATTGGATTcacatctctctcctctcctttgtcGCAGCACGCTCCCGCTACAAAAGCCTCCGTTAAACCTCCCCGCAGCCTCGTCAAAGttccactccccccccaccgGATGCATTGAGGACCCAGCAGGGATGCTGGAAAGCTTGAGGccgagctcctccagctggctcTGGTTCTGTCTCTGGAGCCGGCGGAGGGCTATGGTCAACCTCTTgatgtctcccagcacagtgaGGCCCAGTGGAGGTCCACGCAGGTCGGCCTCTGTCAGAGCCAGAAGACTGAGGCCGTCCAGTCGATGTTGAGTGCAGAGTAAATCCACATACTCCCCAAAACCTTCTTCCTGCAGCCATTGTGCCACCTGCATACAGCTCCAGCCACTCACAGCCTCGCCGGAAGCCGCCATTCCACTGAGAACACAGATAGTTCGCTTTTGTTTAATAGAaccattaaatattaataaaaccaTCTCAGAGTCACACCCAAGCTTATGTCTGAGTAATAGGATTTAATAGATTTTGAGGCAGTAAACACTTCCACATTCATCCCCATCCTGAAACTGAGGATGTCTTGTTTTCTAAAATcgttttgcattttttttaatttgcatgatATTGCACACAGTTGCATGAACTACCGCATATTATAGTTTTGCCTCCCACTTTATTTAATCTAATTGCTGATTCGTCACTCAGTTCTAAATTTAAATCCGTGTAACAATTCAGGTCATTGTTGATTAGATTAATGGTCCTTTTTGCTTGTGTTTCTAATGGCAGTGGTGATAAGAAAGGAGATAATGTCCTCcttgtttttaaagcattttctttgtttgagAGTT
It includes:
- the LOC130533688 gene encoding sphingomyelin synthase-related protein 1-like, which translates into the protein MLLIVSSCLPLPGCQNHVGRQVARLHFPTNSSSKSCPNSMTANSSGMAASGEAVSGWSCMQVAQWLQEEGFGEYVDLLCTQHRLDGLSLLALTEADLRGPPLGLTVLGDIKRLTIALRRLQRQNQSQLEELGLKLSSIPAGSSMHPVGGEWNFDEAAGRFNGGFCSGSVLRQRRGERCESNSGETLCHSRFNGRCRQHLAGRLDPEVWKTVLSSIYVFLVIGFTSFVMVLVHERVPDMRTYPPLPDIFLDSVPRIPWAFAMAEACGVILCYMFLLILLLHKHRSILFRRLCSLMGTVFLLRCCTMFVTSLSVPGQHLQCASKTYDDTFGKIQRALAIWSGFGMTLAGVQTCGDYMFSGHTVVITMLNFFVTEYTPRSWNLIHTISWVLNLFGIFFILAAHEHYSIDVFIAFYITTRLFLYYHTLANTRAYQQSRRARIWFPMFSFFECNVNGPVPNQYHWPFGKPAFMKTLIG